The proteins below come from a single Methanothrix thermoacetophila PT genomic window:
- a CDS encoding ABC transporter substrate-binding protein, whose translation MKQIVPIFLTAVVLIALGTGAPASSNDEVITVVDSAGREVVVPYPVKSVVVLWSNPAKEMRALGAVDRIVGMDQSTKDEVDKGTLPELTNVPVVGTQEEPNYEKIAELKPDVVICLSAGYPPEPDEVQKKLEPFGIKVVGLDFYRTEVWFDEISTLGRMLGKESEAEEYMSFFRSYYDLINQTVATIPDSDRKTVYFEGAKKYLTYGGAGYGSGIPNMIRAAGGKDLYPERSELAFEVDPEDVARRNPDVIFKGTTLGWNAESDEQFKSIRDEIMSRPELANTKAVKNGQVYVISFDVTGGAGKKFGPVFLAKVLYPEKFQDLDPIEFYREYLNRFQGLEYRGVYLYPTP comes from the coding sequence TTGAAACAGATAGTCCCCATTTTTTTGACCGCAGTTGTTTTGATCGCACTGGGGACAGGAGCACCTGCGTCGAGTAATGACGAGGTCATAACTGTAGTGGATTCCGCTGGAAGAGAGGTGGTGGTTCCATATCCCGTGAAGTCTGTAGTGGTTCTTTGGAGCAATCCAGCTAAAGAGATGCGAGCTCTGGGGGCGGTGGACAGGATCGTGGGCATGGATCAGTCCACCAAAGATGAGGTGGACAAGGGAACACTTCCCGAGCTTACAAACGTTCCCGTGGTGGGAACTCAGGAGGAGCCGAACTATGAGAAGATCGCTGAGCTGAAACCCGATGTTGTTATATGCCTGTCGGCCGGGTACCCACCAGAGCCTGACGAGGTGCAGAAGAAGCTGGAGCCATTCGGGATAAAGGTTGTGGGGCTGGATTTCTACAGGACTGAGGTATGGTTCGATGAGATAAGTACACTCGGCAGGATGCTTGGAAAGGAGTCTGAGGCCGAGGAGTACATGTCCTTCTTCAGGAGTTATTACGACCTTATCAACCAGACAGTCGCGACGATACCTGACTCAGATCGTAAAACCGTTTATTTCGAGGGCGCCAAGAAATACTTAACCTATGGGGGTGCTGGTTACGGCAGTGGAATACCCAACATGATCCGCGCTGCTGGTGGTAAGGATCTTTATCCGGAAAGGTCTGAGCTGGCATTCGAGGTCGACCCCGAGGATGTTGCCAGAAGGAACCCTGATGTGATATTCAAGGGTACCACCTTGGGCTGGAACGCAGAGAGTGATGAGCAGTTCAAATCCATCCGCGATGAGATAATGAGCCGACCTGAGCTTGCAAACACAAAGGCTGTTAAGAACGGCCAAGTCTATGTTATAAGCTTTGACGTAACAGGAGGTGCTGGCAAGAAGTTCGGGCCAGTCTTCCTGGCGAAGGTGCTCTATCCTGAGAAGTTCCAGGATCTGGATCCGATAGAGTTCTACAGAGAGTATCTGAATAGGTTCCAGGGATTGGAGTACAGAGGTGTGTACCTCTACCCTACCCCCTGA
- a CDS encoding FecCD family ABC transporter permease, translating into MKPPDRIRSTSLAITSKADRVNARQAYSEFVARKILFIAVSFAILLLLAILSACTGGAKESWTEVFHSILSRCIPSIDSDPFVESIVWHLRLPRILMGIVAGSGLGVAGAVMQAVTRNPLVSPFTVGISSAAAFGASMAIMFGIGYVGVGTYIIILSAFISALGCGLLVFFISRLKRSSPEVMVLAGIALTYFFGSLTAILQFFANEQQLNAMVNWTFGTLSGADWHKLTIITGAFLLSMPVFIRFSWDLNIMFSGGDEAAKSLGINVAQVRNVALLLSSFITAAIVCFTGIIGFVGLVAPHVGRMVLGSDHRFLLPASCVVGSILVIGADIVGRTILAPVIIPIGIVISFVGVPMFLYLMVTRDSGWD; encoded by the coding sequence ATGAAACCTCCAGACAGAATCAGGAGTACATCTTTAGCGATAACATCGAAGGCTGACAGAGTTAATGCCAGACAAGCCTACTCAGAGTTTGTTGCAAGGAAGATTCTGTTTATTGCTGTGAGTTTTGCCATTCTGCTGCTTCTTGCGATTTTGTCGGCCTGCACGGGGGGTGCCAAAGAAAGCTGGACCGAGGTTTTTCATTCGATACTATCGAGATGCATCCCTTCCATAGATAGCGACCCCTTCGTGGAATCGATAGTCTGGCATCTCCGGCTTCCCCGTATTCTTATGGGTATAGTGGCAGGATCTGGACTGGGGGTAGCAGGGGCTGTGATGCAGGCGGTGACAAGAAATCCTCTTGTTAGTCCGTTCACAGTGGGGATATCATCTGCTGCAGCCTTCGGTGCCTCGATGGCAATAATGTTTGGGATAGGATATGTGGGCGTCGGAACCTATATTATAATCCTGAGTGCTTTTATATCTGCTCTTGGATGTGGTTTACTGGTATTTTTTATAAGCCGCCTGAAGAGATCTTCCCCAGAGGTCATGGTCCTTGCCGGTATAGCGCTGACGTACTTCTTTGGATCGTTGACAGCGATTCTTCAGTTCTTCGCAAATGAGCAGCAGCTCAATGCCATGGTCAACTGGACATTTGGGACTCTCTCTGGTGCTGACTGGCACAAACTGACAATAATCACTGGAGCGTTTCTCCTGTCGATGCCGGTTTTCATCCGGTTCTCATGGGATCTGAATATAATGTTCTCTGGGGGCGATGAGGCTGCTAAGAGTCTGGGAATAAATGTGGCTCAGGTGAGAAACGTGGCCCTCCTATTATCTTCATTTATCACCGCCGCGATAGTCTGCTTCACGGGGATAATCGGTTTTGTGGGGTTGGTCGCACCACATGTTGGCAGGATGGTTCTGGGGAGTGACCACAGGTTTCTCCTTCCGGCATCATGTGTTGTTGGCTCTATCCTTGTGATCGGGGCTGATATAGTTGGAAGAACGATCCTGGCGCCGGTGATCATACCCATCGGGATTGTCATCTCATTTGTAGGGGTTCCCATGTTTCTCTATCTGATGGTGACAAGAGATAGTGGTTGGGATTAG
- a CDS encoding alpha/beta hydrolase family protein produces MAEKPVTFHSSCLRLAGVLRYPAGIKDPAPAVLMIHGSLEQDRDGNLLNRPDGRPVFKKNFFLEISKRLAREGFATFSWDRRGIGESEPPVFDGGYLQDAEDAMAAYRALSSLDLVDPERIAVMGQSAGVYTAGLLAKKENRPKAYILQGGLYRDYAKMMIFNYQRVVEYATKSPENLRWVEENDILGLVIGLNLQSLMERAMMGEVEHLFNYKGKTWRIRHDPICYLPEYSPKNQFKYIQKPVLVIHGACDLNVPVEDAFMIEQDLKEHGNKNVELVIIPDADHSFQQIAEPAELRLKERISLESFRRPYREEYFLAVVSFLKRWL; encoded by the coding sequence ATGGCTGAAAAGCCTGTTACCTTTCACAGCAGCTGTCTTAGGCTTGCTGGAGTTCTAAGATACCCAGCTGGGATTAAAGATCCTGCACCTGCGGTCCTCATGATCCATGGATCACTTGAGCAGGACAGGGACGGGAATCTCCTAAACAGACCTGACGGAAGGCCAGTATTTAAGAAGAATTTCTTTCTGGAAATATCAAAGAGGCTAGCACGTGAGGGATTTGCAACCTTCTCATGGGACAGAAGGGGTATTGGAGAGAGCGAGCCTCCTGTCTTTGATGGGGGATATCTTCAGGATGCTGAAGATGCGATGGCTGCCTATCGGGCACTTTCCTCCCTCGATCTTGTGGACCCTGAAAGAATCGCGGTTATGGGTCAGAGCGCAGGGGTCTACACAGCAGGTCTACTGGCTAAAAAGGAGAACAGGCCGAAAGCATACATTCTCCAGGGAGGTCTTTACAGAGATTATGCAAAGATGATGATCTTCAACTACCAAAGAGTGGTAGAATACGCTACAAAGAGCCCGGAAAACCTCCGATGGGTTGAGGAGAACGACATACTGGGTCTGGTGATTGGACTGAACCTTCAGTCGCTTATGGAGAGGGCGATGATGGGTGAAGTCGAACACCTCTTCAACTACAAGGGGAAAACGTGGAGGATCCGGCACGACCCGATCTGCTATTTACCTGAATATTCGCCAAAAAACCAGTTTAAATACATACAGAAGCCGGTGCTTGTAATTCATGGAGCTTGCGATCTGAACGTTCCAGTTGAGGATGCCTTCATGATAGAGCAGGATTTAAAGGAGCATGGCAACAAGAACGTGGAACTGGTAATAATCCCTGATGCAGATCACAGCTTCCAGCAGATCGCAGAACCAGCTGAGTTGAGACTCAAAGAGCGAATCTCTCTTGAAAGTTTTCGACGTCCCTATCGTGAGGAGTACTTTCTCGCAGTTGTATCCTTTCTCAAGAGATGGCTTTAA
- a CDS encoding IS1634-like element ISMth2 family transposase has product METDTRSLDHLGIVAAVFDRLGIADVIDSRMPKLRQHKLEHSVIVKAMVLNGLGFVGQRLYLFPEFYERLPVERLLGDGVNASDLNDDAIGRTLDAIYEQGATDLFNEIALKVMGELELGVQRLHADTTSFSVHGSYEGFNGGRSIEITLGHSKDSRMDLKQFVLSLVTNQDGIPLFAKAHSGNASDRNTIIESFLKIKSGLNLEDCAYYIADSAVYTEPNIRMLGREMKWITRVPATIKECEMLLDSDVEMVECRDARYRCFSTTSDYGGVQQKWVLYQSEPMRDLKAERFENHLEKDGTKARRSLAKLKRREFACEADALKETELWARDHPLYRFSHISLKKVCKRADKKRGRPKNGEKLIEIYFIDADIELDQEKVEKTKSRLGRFIIATNDLNIDPDTLLSYYKGQQEVERGFRFLKDKSFRVAEVYLKKEERIEALAMIMVLSLMIYSVAEWLIRKRLQESNQSIPNQLKKPTQKPTLKWIAFMFLGVTEVNIWLCGEKHQKIANLNENTLKIIKLFGPECEKYYGLER; this is encoded by the coding sequence ATGGAGACAGACACGCGATCGCTGGATCATTTGGGGATAGTTGCGGCGGTTTTCGACCGGCTTGGCATAGCGGATGTTATAGATTCGCGTATGCCGAAGTTGAGGCAGCACAAGCTGGAACATTCGGTGATTGTTAAGGCGATGGTTCTGAACGGTCTTGGTTTTGTGGGTCAGAGGTTGTACCTGTTTCCGGAGTTCTACGAGAGGCTGCCTGTTGAGAGGCTTCTTGGGGATGGAGTTAACGCATCTGATTTGAACGATGATGCGATAGGCAGGACGCTGGATGCGATTTATGAGCAAGGTGCTACGGATCTTTTCAACGAGATAGCGTTGAAGGTGATGGGAGAGCTCGAGCTTGGAGTCCAGAGGTTGCACGCAGACACCACAAGCTTCAGCGTTCATGGCAGCTATGAGGGTTTCAATGGCGGTAGATCGATTGAGATAACGTTGGGCCATTCGAAGGACAGCCGGATGGATCTGAAACAGTTTGTTCTCAGTCTTGTGACGAACCAGGACGGTATACCGCTTTTTGCAAAAGCGCATTCAGGTAACGCATCCGACAGGAACACGATCATAGAGTCGTTTTTAAAGATCAAATCCGGACTCAACCTTGAAGACTGCGCGTATTACATAGCAGACAGTGCAGTCTACACCGAGCCCAACATCAGGATGCTCGGCAGGGAGATGAAATGGATAACACGTGTCCCGGCCACGATAAAGGAGTGTGAGATGCTTCTTGACAGCGATGTTGAGATGGTTGAGTGTCGCGACGCCAGGTACAGATGCTTCTCGACGACCTCTGATTACGGCGGAGTACAGCAGAAGTGGGTCCTTTACCAGTCAGAACCGATGCGAGATCTCAAGGCAGAGAGGTTCGAGAATCATCTTGAAAAGGACGGGACAAAAGCAAGACGGTCTCTGGCAAAACTGAAACGGCGTGAGTTCGCATGCGAAGCAGACGCACTGAAAGAAACTGAACTGTGGGCCAGAGACCATCCGCTCTACAGGTTCAGCCATATCTCTCTCAAAAAGGTCTGCAAACGAGCAGATAAAAAACGAGGACGACCTAAAAACGGCGAAAAACTCATCGAAATATATTTTATAGACGCGGATATCGAACTCGACCAGGAAAAAGTCGAAAAAACGAAATCCAGGCTCGGAAGGTTTATAATCGCAACTAACGACCTCAATATCGACCCTGATACACTACTCAGCTACTATAAAGGACAGCAAGAGGTAGAACGCGGATTCAGGTTCCTCAAAGACAAAAGCTTCAGAGTCGCAGAGGTCTACCTCAAAAAAGAAGAACGCATCGAAGCTCTCGCCATGATCATGGTCCTCTCACTCATGATCTATTCCGTGGCAGAGTGGCTGATCAGAAAAAGGTTGCAAGAATCAAATCAATCCATACCAAATCAGCTGAAGAAACCCACACAAAAACCAACTCTCAAATGGATCGCGTTCATGTTCCTCGGTGTCACCGAAGTCAACATATGGCTGTGCGGCGAGAAACACCAGAAAATCGCTAACCTCAACGAGAATACTTTGAAAATAATAAAACTGTTTGGACCAGAATGCGAAAAATACTACGGACTGGAGCGTTAA
- a CDS encoding transposase, translated as MHSLTAKCGIQAITRKNETIFPVETRIKSELTVPEGSGYLFGDGEYDSRKFLNDVVDKGYMPVIKPRKISAGGFGSRIRDRIFNREIYKHRSVCEGFFGALTNWFGDRIPCFLEETTITRILLRVLAYALRILSRFSIK; from the coding sequence TTGCATAGCCTTACTGCGAAATGTGGGATACAAGCAATAACCAGGAAAAATGAAACGATATTCCCTGTAGAAACGAGGATAAAATCGGAACTAACAGTGCCTGAGGGATCAGGCTATTTATTTGGTGACGGTGAATATGATTCCAGGAAATTTTTGAATGATGTTGTAGATAAAGGTTACATGCCTGTTATTAAACCGAGAAAAATAAGTGCCGGTGGTTTTGGATCCAGAATCAGAGATCGGATCTTTAATAGAGAAATATACAAACACAGATCAGTTTGTGAAGGATTCTTTGGTGCTTTGACCAATTGGTTTGGAGATAGAATACCATGTTTCCTCGAAGAGACAACTATTACAAGGATACTTCTGAGAGTACTGGCTTATGCATTGAGAATTCTATCAAGATTTAGTATAAAATAA
- a CDS encoding acyl-CoA thioester hydrolase/BAAT C-terminal domain-containing protein — protein sequence MRLEVEPQQVLVGDPVSIRASGLDAGQIATLRVSGQDVLGNTWYSEASFRADDAGTIDTSRDAPVEGSYHGIDQAGLFWSMSVNQTGEFVSAFPVIHNLTVGLYVDGREVDSRVVQRIAQIDLERENVTDPIVGVFLIPKEITEPTPAIIVLGGSEGGYKEGWASVIASKTRMPTLALAYFGAPGLPQTLENIPVETVGKAIEWLNQQPLVARDHIGIVGASRGGELALLAASIYPEIKAVVGYTPSGVIWSGIGENPDAPAWTYQGRAFPYLKAMMSEEQGRQFLEAQKNGTPYLDAPSFLYSLEMQRSRIDEATIPVENSKAAFLLIGNPGDGVWPSDMLSQISIDRLRAHDHPRQYQLLSYDQGGHMLIPYPYYPTTMRQFYLPTVDVWEGLGGTAEGAARAAEDSWPRVVEFLKRELEG from the coding sequence ATGAGGCTTGAGGTAGAACCACAACAGGTGCTGGTAGGCGATCCCGTCAGCATAAGGGCGAGCGGGCTTGATGCGGGGCAGATTGCCACGCTGCGTGTTTCTGGCCAGGATGTCTTAGGAAACACCTGGTATTCGGAGGCGTCTTTCCGGGCGGACGATGCGGGAACGATAGACACCTCACGTGACGCGCCGGTGGAGGGCTCGTACCACGGGATCGATCAGGCTGGGCTTTTCTGGTCCATGAGTGTCAATCAGACAGGAGAATTTGTTTCTGCGTTCCCGGTGATACACAACCTCACTGTGGGGTTGTATGTTGACGGCCGGGAGGTGGACAGCAGGGTGGTCCAGCGGATCGCCCAGATCGATCTTGAGAGGGAGAATGTGACAGATCCCATCGTGGGTGTTTTCCTGATACCAAAAGAGATCACGGAGCCCACGCCGGCGATCATAGTGCTGGGCGGCTCCGAGGGCGGTTACAAGGAGGGCTGGGCGAGCGTGATCGCCTCCAAGACGCGCATGCCCACGCTGGCGCTCGCCTACTTCGGCGCGCCGGGATTGCCGCAGACCCTTGAGAACATCCCTGTGGAGACAGTGGGAAAGGCCATCGAATGGCTGAATCAGCAGCCTCTGGTTGCCAGAGACCACATCGGAATCGTCGGGGCATCGCGTGGTGGTGAGCTGGCCCTTCTCGCAGCCTCGATATATCCAGAGATCAAAGCTGTGGTGGGGTACACACCGAGCGGAGTCATCTGGTCTGGCATCGGAGAGAACCCGGATGCACCGGCATGGACCTACCAGGGCAGGGCGTTTCCGTATCTGAAGGCGATGATGAGTGAGGAGCAGGGGAGGCAGTTTCTGGAGGCTCAGAAGAACGGCACACCCTATCTGGATGCGCCATCCTTCCTCTACAGCCTTGAGATGCAGCGGTCCCGTATCGATGAGGCCACAATTCCTGTTGAGAACTCCAAAGCAGCCTTTCTGCTCATAGGCAATCCCGGGGACGGGGTCTGGCCCTCTGATATGCTATCCCAGATTTCCATCGATCGACTGAGGGCCCACGATCATCCCCGCCAATACCAGCTCCTCTCCTACGATCAGGGCGGGCACATGCTGATACCCTATCCCTATTATCCAACCACAATGCGCCAGTTCTATCTGCCCACTGTCGATGTATGGGAGGGGCTGGGCGGAACAGCTGAAGGAGCTGCAAGGGCTGCAGAGGACTCGTGGCCCAGGGTGGTGGAGTTCCTGAAGAGGGAGCTCGAGGGATAG
- a CDS encoding DUF2116 family Zn-ribbon domain-containing protein: MAEIAPHRHCVVCGNAIGSEESFCDELCESRFRSAQRKQQILFAAFIILMALILFLPSIIKMSG; this comes from the coding sequence ATGGCGGAGATAGCGCCTCACAGGCATTGCGTTGTATGCGGGAATGCTATAGGGTCGGAGGAGAGCTTCTGCGATGAGCTTTGTGAGTCCAGGTTCAGATCGGCTCAAAGGAAGCAGCAGATCCTGTTTGCAGCATTCATCATACTCATGGCGCTCATACTCTTCCTTCCATCGATCATCAAGATGAGCGGATGA
- the acs gene encoding acetate--CoA ligase, whose protein sequence is MAETAKTAVLQEETRIFNTPQWIIEYSNSYQWMKKKGFKTEKEMREWCAQNYLDFWDEMAQTYADWFKPYTQILEWNPPYAKWFLGGKCNVAHNAVDRHAKSWRRNKVAYYFVGEPVGDTKTITYYQLYQAVNKMANGLKSLGVKKGDRVSIYLPMIPELPITMLACAKIGAIHSVVFSGFSAGGLQSRVTDAEAKVVVTSDGFYRRGKPLPLKPNVDEAVQNAPSVEKVVVVKRVGLDVPMKEGRDIWYHDLVKDQPAECYTEELDPEDRLFILYTSGTTGKPKGIEHAHGGFCVGPAYTTAWALDVHEEDVYWCTADCGWITGHSYVVYGPLCLGATSILYEGAPDYPDIGRWWSIIEEYGVSVFYTAPTAIRMFMKAGDQWPKKYNLKSIRILASVGEPLNPEAYVWFRNNIGGGQAPIIDTWWQTETGCHVIAPLPMTPEKPGSVAFPLPGFNTDIYDEDGNSVPLGYGGNIVQKTPWPSMLRAFFRDPERYMKEYWQMYWDIKPGTYLAGDKATRDKDGYWWIQGRIDDVLKVAGHRISNAEVESAAVSHPAVAEAAVIGKPDEVKGEVIVAFIILKEGVQESEDLKKDIAKHVRSVLGPVAYPEIVYFVKDVPKTRSGKIMRRVIKAKALGKPVGDISALANPESVENIPLIV, encoded by the coding sequence ATGGCTGAGACTGCAAAGACTGCTGTTCTGCAGGAGGAGACCAGGATATTCAACACCCCCCAGTGGATCATCGAGTACTCGAACTCCTACCAGTGGATGAAGAAGAAGGGCTTCAAGACAGAGAAGGAGATGCGCGAGTGGTGTGCCCAGAACTACCTCGATTTCTGGGATGAGATGGCCCAGACATACGCGGACTGGTTCAAGCCGTACACCCAGATCCTCGAGTGGAACCCGCCATATGCGAAGTGGTTCCTCGGAGGTAAGTGCAACGTCGCACACAATGCAGTTGACAGGCATGCGAAGTCCTGGCGCAGGAACAAGGTCGCGTACTACTTCGTCGGCGAGCCTGTTGGCGACACAAAGACGATCACATACTACCAGCTCTACCAGGCCGTCAACAAGATGGCAAATGGTCTCAAGAGTCTGGGCGTCAAGAAGGGCGACAGGGTCAGCATATATCTGCCCATGATACCCGAGCTCCCGATCACGATGCTCGCATGTGCGAAGATCGGCGCGATCCACAGTGTTGTCTTCTCGGGATTCAGCGCTGGAGGCCTGCAGAGCAGGGTCACGGATGCAGAGGCTAAGGTCGTCGTGACATCTGATGGCTTCTACAGGCGTGGCAAGCCGCTCCCGCTCAAGCCGAACGTCGATGAGGCAGTCCAGAACGCCCCGAGCGTTGAGAAGGTCGTCGTGGTCAAGAGGGTAGGGCTTGACGTCCCGATGAAAGAGGGCCGCGACATCTGGTACCATGATCTTGTAAAAGATCAGCCAGCCGAGTGCTACACGGAGGAGCTTGATCCAGAGGACAGGCTGTTCATTCTGTACACATCGGGCACAACCGGAAAGCCGAAGGGCATCGAGCATGCACATGGTGGATTCTGTGTCGGTCCTGCATACACAACCGCATGGGCTCTGGACGTCCATGAGGAGGACGTCTACTGGTGTACAGCGGACTGCGGCTGGATCACAGGCCACTCATATGTCGTATACGGCCCGCTCTGCCTTGGCGCGACGAGCATCCTCTACGAGGGCGCCCCTGACTATCCGGACATCGGCAGATGGTGGTCCATCATAGAGGAGTATGGCGTCTCTGTGTTCTACACAGCTCCCACTGCGATTAGGATGTTCATGAAGGCCGGCGATCAGTGGCCGAAGAAGTACAACCTCAAGTCCATCAGGATCCTGGCTTCCGTCGGCGAGCCACTCAACCCCGAGGCGTACGTCTGGTTCAGGAACAACATCGGAGGAGGGCAGGCACCGATCATCGATACATGGTGGCAGACAGAGACAGGATGCCACGTGATCGCTCCGCTCCCGATGACACCTGAGAAGCCTGGCTCCGTGGCGTTCCCGCTGCCTGGATTCAATACAGACATCTACGACGAGGATGGCAACTCCGTGCCACTCGGCTACGGCGGTAATATAGTCCAGAAGACACCCTGGCCGTCGATGCTCCGCGCCTTCTTCAGGGACCCCGAGAGGTACATGAAGGAGTACTGGCAGATGTACTGGGATATCAAGCCCGGCACATACCTGGCAGGCGATAAGGCGACGAGGGACAAGGACGGCTACTGGTGGATCCAGGGCAGGATTGATGATGTGTTGAAGGTAGCGGGCCACAGGATCAGCAACGCCGAGGTCGAGTCAGCTGCGGTCTCGCATCCGGCGGTCGCTGAGGCAGCAGTCATCGGCAAGCCCGACGAGGTCAAGGGCGAGGTCATCGTGGCCTTCATAATACTCAAGGAGGGCGTGCAGGAGAGCGAGGACCTGAAGAAGGACATCGCGAAGCACGTCAGGAGTGTGCTCGGGCCTGTCGCATATCCGGAGATCGTCTACTTCGTCAAGGACGTCCCGAAGACAAGATCCGGAAAGATCATGCGCAGGGTCATAAAGGCCAAGGCCCTGGGCAAGCCGGTCGGCGATATCTCAGCACTCGCGAATCCCGAGTCCGTCGAGAACATCCCGCTCATAGTCTGA